The following are encoded together in the Halomonas halophila genome:
- the lldD gene encoding FMN-dependent L-lactate dehydrogenase LldD, whose product MIISAATDYRQAAKRRIPPFLFHYADGGAYAEHTLRRNVEDLGEIGLRQRVLKDMSSLSLETELFGESMAMPVALAPVGLTGMYARRGEVQAARAAAGKGIPFTLSTVSVCPIHEVASAVDRPIWFQLYVLKDRGFMKHVLERAKAAGVKTLVFTVDMPVPGARYRDAHSGMSGKHGGIRRMLQAATRPRWAWDVGIHGRPHDLGNVSDYRGQPTELEDYIAWLGNNFDPSISWKDLEWIREFWGGPMIIKGILDPEDARDAVRFGADGIVVSNHGGRQLDGVPSSARALPAIADAVKGDLAILADSGVRNGLDVVRMVAMGADSVLLGRAFIYALATAGEAGVAHLLELIDKEMRVAMTLTGARTIADLGPDSLVTEARLRGSNA is encoded by the coding sequence ATGATCATCTCCGCCGCCACGGACTATCGCCAGGCCGCCAAGCGTCGCATCCCGCCCTTTCTCTTTCACTATGCCGACGGTGGCGCCTATGCCGAGCATACGCTCAGGCGCAACGTCGAGGACCTCGGCGAGATCGGTCTGCGCCAGCGCGTGCTGAAGGACATGTCCTCGCTGTCGCTCGAGACCGAGCTGTTCGGCGAGTCCATGGCCATGCCCGTCGCCCTGGCACCCGTGGGGTTGACCGGCATGTACGCCCGGCGGGGCGAGGTGCAGGCGGCCAGGGCTGCCGCGGGAAAGGGCATCCCGTTCACCTTGTCCACGGTGTCGGTCTGCCCCATCCATGAGGTCGCCTCGGCCGTGGATCGGCCCATCTGGTTCCAGCTCTACGTGCTGAAGGATCGGGGCTTCATGAAACATGTGCTGGAGCGGGCCAAGGCCGCAGGCGTGAAGACGCTCGTCTTCACCGTCGACATGCCGGTGCCCGGGGCGCGCTATCGCGATGCCCACTCCGGAATGAGCGGCAAGCATGGCGGCATCCGGCGCATGCTGCAGGCCGCGACCCGTCCGCGCTGGGCCTGGGACGTGGGTATTCACGGTCGCCCCCATGATCTGGGCAACGTCTCGGACTACCGCGGCCAGCCGACGGAGCTCGAGGACTATATCGCCTGGCTCGGCAACAACTTCGACCCTTCCATCTCGTGGAAGGACCTGGAGTGGATCCGCGAGTTCTGGGGCGGCCCGATGATCATCAAGGGCATCCTCGACCCCGAGGACGCCCGCGATGCGGTGCGCTTCGGCGCCGACGGAATCGTGGTTTCCAACCACGGCGGTCGCCAGCTGGATGGCGTGCCGTCCTCCGCCCGCGCGCTGCCGGCCATCGCCGATGCGGTGAAGGGTGACCTGGCCATCCTCGCCGATTCCGGGGTGCGCAACGGCCTCGACGTGGTGCGCATGGTCGCCATGGGGGCCGACAGCGTGCTGCTGGGCCGGGCCTTCATCTATGCGCTGGCCACCGCCGGCGAGGCGGGCGTGGCCCATCTGCTCGAGCTGATCGACAAGGAGATGCGCGTGGCCATGACGCTCACCGGGGCGCGCACCATCGCCGACCTCGGGCCGGACTCGCTGGTCACCGAAGCGCGTCTTCGCGGCAGCAACGCCTGA
- the radA gene encoding DNA repair protein RadA, with protein sequence MAKAKSAFVCTECGAEYSKWQGQCTSCREWNTLSEIRLSAARPGAGNGGGGGSAGRGGYAGAVSREVIDLANVDLSEVPRLSSTFEEFDRVLGGGLVPGSAVLLGGHPGAGKSTLLLQTACKLAQQRKVLYVTGEESLSQVAMRAHRLQLPTQGLQMLAETSIETILGVAEREGPDILIIDSIQTTHLEDISSAPGGVAQVRESAAALTRFAKQSSTVLLLVGHVTKDGTLAGPKVLEHMIDASLLLEGGADSRFRTLRGQKNRFGAVNELGVFAMLEHGLKEVKNPSAIFLSRTEEQAPGSLVMVVWEGTRPILIEVQALLDDSALGNPRRVAVGVDQNRLSMLLAVLHRHGGLFTGDQDVFLNVVGGVKVLETSADLAVLLAVVSSLQSRPLPRELVVFGEVGLSGEIRPVPSGQERIVEAAKHGFRRAIVPRGNAPKHSPEGMEVVPVDKLADALEAL encoded by the coding sequence ATGGCCAAAGCGAAAAGCGCCTTCGTGTGCACCGAATGCGGTGCCGAGTACAGCAAGTGGCAGGGGCAGTGCACCAGCTGCCGCGAGTGGAACACCCTGAGCGAGATCCGGCTGTCGGCCGCCCGTCCCGGTGCGGGCAATGGCGGCGGGGGCGGCTCCGCGGGGCGGGGCGGCTATGCCGGGGCGGTCTCCCGCGAGGTGATCGACCTCGCCAACGTCGATCTCAGCGAGGTGCCGCGGCTCTCCTCGACCTTCGAGGAGTTCGACCGGGTGCTGGGCGGCGGCCTGGTGCCGGGCTCGGCGGTGCTGCTGGGCGGCCATCCCGGCGCCGGCAAGTCGACCCTGCTGCTGCAGACCGCCTGCAAGCTGGCCCAGCAGCGCAAGGTGCTCTACGTCACCGGCGAGGAATCGCTGTCCCAGGTGGCGATGCGCGCCCACCGCCTGCAGCTGCCTACCCAGGGCCTGCAGATGCTGGCCGAGACCAGCATCGAGACGATCCTCGGCGTGGCCGAGCGCGAGGGTCCCGATATCCTGATCATCGATTCCATCCAGACCACCCACCTCGAGGACATCTCCTCGGCGCCGGGCGGCGTGGCCCAGGTGCGCGAGTCCGCCGCGGCGCTGACCCGCTTCGCCAAGCAGTCCAGCACCGTGCTGCTGCTGGTCGGCCACGTGACCAAGGACGGCACCCTGGCCGGCCCCAAGGTGCTGGAGCACATGATCGACGCCTCGCTGCTGCTCGAGGGCGGCGCCGACTCGCGCTTCCGCACCTTGCGCGGGCAGAAGAACCGCTTCGGCGCGGTCAACGAGCTCGGCGTGTTCGCCATGCTCGAGCACGGCCTCAAGGAGGTGAAGAATCCCAGCGCCATCTTCCTGTCGCGCACCGAGGAGCAGGCGCCCGGCAGTCTGGTGATGGTGGTCTGGGAGGGCACCCGGCCGATCCTGATCGAGGTGCAGGCGCTGCTCGACGACTCGGCGCTGGGCAATCCGCGGCGGGTGGCGGTGGGCGTCGACCAGAACCGTCTGTCCATGCTGCTGGCGGTGCTGCATCGCCACGGCGGACTGTTCACCGGCGATCAGGACGTGTTCCTCAACGTGGTCGGCGGGGTCAAGGTGCTCGAGACCAGCGCCGACCTGGCGGTGCTGCTGGCGGTGGTGTCGAGCCTGCAGAGCCGCCCGCTGCCGCGTGAGCTGGTGGTGTTCGGCGAGGTCGGCTTGTCCGGCGAGATCCGCCCGGTGCCGAGCGGCCAGGAGCGCATCGTCGAGGCCGCCAAGCACGGCTTCCGGCGCGCCATCGTGCCGCGCGGCAACGCCCCCAAGCACTCGCCCGAGGGCATGGAAGTGGTGCCCGTGGACAAGCTGGCCGATGCGCTGGAAGCACTCTAG
- the gloA2 gene encoding SMU1112c/YaeR family gloxylase I-like metalloprotein: MADSRLPLSRVHHVALITADYPRARRFYLEVMDAEILNEAYREERDSHKLDLRLPGGIQLELLSFPSPPPRPSYPEACGLRHLALATPDLDACVALLEARGAAPEPIRVDEFTGARFTFLADPDGTPIELYEVTD, from the coding sequence ATGGCCGACTCACGACTGCCCCTGAGCCGCGTGCACCACGTGGCGCTGATCACCGCCGACTACCCACGCGCCAGACGTTTCTACCTCGAGGTGATGGACGCCGAAATCCTCAACGAGGCCTATCGCGAGGAACGCGACAGCCACAAGCTCGACCTGCGCCTGCCGGGCGGCATTCAGCTCGAGCTGCTCTCCTTCCCCTCGCCGCCGCCGCGTCCTAGCTACCCCGAGGCCTGCGGGCTTCGCCACCTGGCGCTCGCCACGCCCGACCTCGATGCCTGTGTCGCTCTGCTCGAGGCACGCGGCGCGGCGCCCGAGCCGATCCGCGTCGACGAGTTCACCGGCGCGCGTTTCACCTTCCTGGCCGATCCCGACGGCACTCCGATCGAGCTATACGAAGTCACGGACTGA
- a CDS encoding copper resistance protein NlpE N-terminal domain-containing protein, with amino-acid sequence MQIRTLLAGSAMLALLAGCAGGPGGQGTEPGMEATQSTYQGTLPCRNCEGIDLNVTMMGDAQSPAADRTFDLQASYRGHPQNPPDENYEGRWQLLDGTADNPDATVYELTPQGEGQTYFFLRLDPQTLELIDPQRRRFQNNEMLRLKRL; translated from the coding sequence ATGCAAATCAGGACGTTGCTGGCCGGTTCCGCGATGCTTGCCCTGCTGGCAGGCTGTGCGGGTGGCCCTGGCGGGCAGGGCACCGAGCCCGGAATGGAAGCGACCCAGAGCACCTACCAGGGCACGCTGCCCTGCCGTAACTGCGAAGGGATCGATCTGAACGTGACCATGATGGGCGATGCCCAGAGCCCTGCCGCGGATCGCACCTTCGACCTGCAGGCCTCCTACCGCGGCCACCCGCAGAATCCGCCGGACGAGAACTACGAAGGTCGCTGGCAGCTGCTCGACGGCACCGCGGACAATCCCGATGCCACCGTCTACGAGCTGACGCCCCAGGGCGAGGGCCAGACCTACTTCTTCCTGCGCCTCGACCCGCAGACCCTGGAACTGATCGACCCCCAGCGTCGCCGCTTCCAGAACAACGAGATGCTGCGCCTGAAGCGCCTGTAA
- the selD gene encoding selenide, water dikinase SelD → MMSAIRLTQYSHGAGCGCKIAPDVLDGILAKAGPGASHSRLIVGNQGREDAAVYDLGDGRGMIATTDFFMPIVDDPFDFGRIAATNAISDVYAMGGTPIMALGILGWPIDKLGADIAGDVVGGAQAVCRELGLALAGGHSIDAPEPIFGLSVNGLVDLEHLKLNKGAQVGDLLYLTKPLGVGLLTTAEKQGLIQPGHQGLARRTMLASNRIGAELAKIPGVHAMTDVTGFGLAGHLSEVCEASGVAARIDFRRLPRLAEAESYRRQGAVPGGSARNREALGKALPAMDDAHWQWLCDPQTSGGLLLSVHPSWEDDVERVGRQYGLELEPFGEVIAERGETRIEVKG, encoded by the coding sequence GTGATGAGTGCCATCCGTCTGACGCAGTACAGCCACGGCGCCGGCTGTGGCTGCAAGATCGCCCCCGACGTCCTCGACGGCATCCTCGCCAAGGCCGGGCCGGGTGCCAGCCACTCGCGGCTGATCGTAGGCAACCAGGGCCGCGAGGACGCCGCCGTCTACGACCTGGGCGACGGCCGCGGCATGATCGCCACCACCGATTTCTTCATGCCGATCGTCGACGATCCCTTCGACTTCGGCCGTATCGCCGCCACCAACGCCATCAGCGACGTCTACGCCATGGGCGGCACGCCGATCATGGCGCTGGGCATCCTCGGCTGGCCGATCGACAAGCTCGGCGCCGATATCGCCGGCGACGTGGTCGGCGGCGCCCAGGCGGTCTGCCGCGAGCTGGGCCTGGCGCTGGCCGGCGGCCACTCCATCGACGCGCCGGAGCCGATCTTCGGCCTGTCGGTCAATGGTCTGGTCGACCTCGAGCACCTCAAGCTCAACAAGGGCGCCCAGGTCGGCGACCTGCTGTACCTCACCAAGCCGCTGGGCGTGGGCCTGCTGACCACCGCCGAGAAGCAGGGGCTGATCCAGCCCGGCCACCAGGGCCTGGCGCGGCGCACCATGCTCGCCTCCAACCGCATCGGCGCCGAGCTGGCGAAGATTCCCGGCGTGCATGCCATGACCGACGTCACCGGCTTCGGCCTGGCCGGTCATCTCAGCGAGGTCTGCGAGGCTAGCGGTGTGGCCGCGCGCATCGACTTCCGCCGCCTGCCGCGTCTCGCCGAGGCCGAGTCCTACCGCCGCCAGGGCGCGGTGCCCGGCGGCAGCGCCCGCAATCGCGAGGCCCTGGGCAAGGCCCTGCCGGCCATGGATGACGCCCACTGGCAGTGGCTGTGCGACCCGCAGACCTCCGGCGGCCTGCTGCTGTCGGTGCATCCGTCCTGGGAGGATGACGTCGAGCGCGTCGGCCGCCAGTACGGTCTCGAGCTCGAGCCGTTCGGCGAGGTGATCGCCGAGCGCGGCGAGACGCGCATCGAGGTGAAGGGATGA
- the hisC gene encoding histidinol-phosphate transaminase has protein sequence MSKFWSPKVRELTPYVPGEQPRERLIKLNTNENPYPPAPGVEAVLREFPADHLRRYPDPESHGLREALAREFGVEVEQVFVGNGSDEVLALAFQAFFANGRPLEMPAITYSFYPVYCRLYDVERRTLPLDADWRVDLEAFSPDAGGAIFANPNAPTGHGHGREAIAALLERLTESVVLVDEAYVDFGGESAIPLIERFPNLLVTGTFSKSRSLAGLRLGYAVGSRELIEGLERVKDSFNSYPIDSLASAIGVAALEDREHFDACREAVITTRERTRTRLESLGFQVLPSQSNFLLVHHPEQDAAQLFVGLRERGVLVRHFNTEALDGWLRISIGTEDEMDSLVEVLEELCR, from the coding sequence ATGAGCAAGTTCTGGAGCCCCAAGGTCCGCGAGCTGACGCCCTACGTTCCCGGCGAGCAGCCCCGCGAGCGCCTGATCAAGCTGAACACCAACGAGAACCCCTATCCGCCGGCGCCGGGCGTCGAGGCGGTGCTGCGGGAGTTTCCGGCCGACCATCTGCGCCGCTATCCCGATCCCGAGTCGCATGGCCTGCGCGAGGCGCTGGCCCGGGAGTTCGGCGTCGAGGTCGAGCAGGTGTTCGTCGGCAACGGCTCCGACGAGGTGCTGGCCCTGGCCTTCCAGGCCTTCTTCGCCAACGGCCGCCCGCTCGAGATGCCGGCCATCACCTACAGCTTCTATCCCGTGTACTGCCGGCTCTACGACGTGGAGCGCCGCACCCTGCCGCTGGACGCCGACTGGCGCGTCGACCTCGAGGCCTTCTCGCCGGACGCCGGCGGCGCCATCTTCGCCAATCCCAACGCGCCGACCGGCCACGGCCACGGCCGCGAGGCGATCGCCGCGCTGCTCGAGCGCCTCACCGAGTCGGTGGTGCTGGTCGACGAGGCCTACGTGGACTTCGGCGGCGAGAGCGCCATCCCGCTGATCGAGCGCTTCCCCAACCTGCTGGTCACCGGCACCTTCTCCAAGTCGCGCAGTCTGGCCGGCCTGCGGCTCGGCTACGCGGTGGGCTCGCGGGAGCTGATCGAAGGGCTGGAGCGGGTCAAGGACTCCTTCAACTCCTACCCGATCGACAGCCTGGCGAGCGCCATCGGCGTCGCCGCGCTGGAGGACCGCGAGCACTTCGACGCCTGCCGCGAGGCGGTAATCACCACCCGCGAGCGCACGCGCACGCGCCTCGAGAGCCTCGGCTTCCAGGTGCTGCCGTCGCAGAGCAACTTCCTGCTGGTGCACCACCCCGAGCAGGATGCCGCCCAGCTGTTCGTCGGCCTGCGCGAGCGCGGCGTGCTGGTGCGTCACTTCAACACCGAGGCGCTGGACGGCTGGCTGCGCATCTCCATCGGTACCGAGGACGAGATGGACAGCCTGGTCGAGGTGCTGGAAGAACTCTGCCGCTGA
- the mnmH gene encoding tRNA 2-selenouridine(34) synthase MnmH, whose translation MNLPLVEPDLALLREGRALIDVRAPVEFAQGALPGAVNLPLMDDEERHLVGIAYKQQGQQAAIELGERLVSGGIKAARVDAWRRELEVHPDAIVYCFRGGMRSQIAQQWLAEAGMTRPRIRGGWKAMRQALCAHIDAAAERPMLVVGGLTGCAKTSLITALDQGLDLEGCARHKGSAFGRHPLPAPSQIDFEHAMGLRLLELPGPLVLEDESRHIGSANVPLTFWRGMEAAPRIRVEMPLDWRLAQIHKDYIDDLWTVYRQQFGDWLGWTLMRKQLSGALGRLRKRLGGARLARLQRLQELAFREHERGNRQAHEAWLAPLLTEYYDPMYRYQLEKHDDQRFLHVGDWDSCLAFARDWVAEAESARRPSATASA comes from the coding sequence ATGAATCTGCCGCTGGTCGAGCCGGACCTCGCGCTGCTGCGCGAGGGTCGGGCCCTGATCGACGTGCGCGCCCCGGTGGAGTTCGCCCAGGGCGCGCTGCCCGGGGCGGTCAACCTGCCGCTGATGGACGACGAGGAGCGTCATCTCGTCGGCATCGCTTACAAGCAGCAGGGCCAGCAGGCCGCCATCGAGCTGGGCGAGCGGCTGGTCAGCGGCGGCATCAAGGCCGCCCGGGTCGACGCCTGGCGGCGCGAGCTGGAGGTCCATCCCGACGCCATCGTCTACTGCTTCCGCGGCGGGATGCGCTCTCAGATCGCCCAGCAGTGGCTGGCCGAGGCCGGCATGACCCGGCCGCGCATCCGCGGCGGCTGGAAGGCCATGCGCCAGGCGCTGTGCGCGCACATCGACGCCGCCGCCGAGCGGCCGATGCTGGTGGTGGGCGGACTCACCGGCTGCGCCAAGACCTCGCTGATCACCGCCCTGGATCAGGGCCTGGACCTGGAGGGCTGCGCGCGCCATAAGGGCTCGGCCTTCGGCCGTCATCCGCTGCCGGCGCCGTCGCAGATCGACTTCGAGCACGCCATGGGGCTGCGGCTGCTGGAGCTGCCGGGGCCGCTGGTGCTGGAGGACGAGTCGCGCCACATCGGCTCGGCCAACGTGCCGCTGACCTTCTGGCGCGGCATGGAGGCCGCCCCGCGGATTCGCGTCGAGATGCCGCTGGACTGGCGGCTGGCGCAGATCCACAAGGACTACATCGACGATCTGTGGACGGTCTATCGCCAGCAGTTCGGCGACTGGCTGGGCTGGACGCTGATGCGCAAGCAGCTGTCCGGCGCGCTGGGTCGGCTCAGGAAGCGCCTCGGCGGCGCCCGGCTGGCGCGGCTGCAGCGCTTGCAGGAGCTGGCCTTCCGCGAGCACGAGCGCGGCAATCGCCAGGCCCACGAGGCCTGGCTGGCACCGCTGCTCACCGAATACTACGACCCCATGTATCGCTACCAGCTGGAGAAGCACGACGACCAGCGCTTCCTCCACGTGGGCGACTGGGACAGCTGCCTGGCCTTCGCCCGCGACTGGGTCGCCGAGGCCGAATCAGCGCGCCGGCCGAGCGCCACCGCCTCTGCCTGA
- a CDS encoding PPC domain-containing protein, with protein sequence MDTQGIRKHATPGRLLAGLVGLTLLAGCGDDEARFVSAPEMQAGDSLEGELTSTSPVNLNNGTRYSAHWMCGSGEAESYRYTLDAPFAASLAAFDDQGRWIGSAESGPDGEPAILLSAAEAQRCTLVVINGQDGAAFGPYTLAAEATGDEDGLQADRPLVGRLDDGSAEHSLSLDAPAHLNLALSGEEGLDMHLVGEGVNQRAESCAPGELRLDAYLEPGDYRVQLGQAAKPNVAATECDSQVLSTGGAYQLVAEQRDLSDGRRNGGPLRDGDRITGTLEGESTNHYTLHLDEPSEVTLDLGSTAFDTVLHLSGNDTQISDDDGGGGTDSRIQTVLMAGDYRVEVASYGGNRGDYAIELRRSEFDGEFRNDGPIASGEEVRGQYVGVAENRYRFTVEETAEVSLALDSQDFDPMLYLQGEGVELTDDDSGGDRNSLINTVLQPGDYTLEVQSYSGSGVYTLRAGSNAFEGRMSDGGQVGTGDTVYGQLAVGSRLDYQLVVEEERDVVLESTSSAVDTVMRLTGNGVNEQNDDAPGLGLGSRITRHLQPGTYDVEISAFGSSSGMVRLFIGE encoded by the coding sequence GTGGATACCCAAGGAATTCGGAAGCATGCCACCCCGGGCCGCCTGCTGGCGGGTCTGGTCGGCCTCACGCTGCTGGCCGGCTGCGGCGACGACGAGGCGCGCTTTGTCTCGGCGCCGGAGATGCAGGCCGGCGACAGCCTCGAGGGCGAGCTGACCTCGACCAGCCCGGTCAACCTCAACAACGGCACCCGCTATTCGGCGCACTGGATGTGCGGCAGCGGCGAGGCGGAAAGCTACCGCTACACGCTGGACGCGCCTTTCGCCGCCTCGCTGGCGGCCTTCGACGACCAGGGGCGCTGGATCGGTTCGGCCGAAAGCGGCCCCGACGGCGAGCCGGCGATCCTGCTGAGCGCGGCCGAGGCGCAGCGCTGCACCTTGGTCGTGATCAACGGGCAGGATGGCGCCGCCTTCGGGCCCTATACGCTGGCAGCCGAGGCAACCGGCGACGAGGACGGGCTGCAGGCCGACCGGCCGTTGGTCGGCCGGTTGGACGACGGCAGCGCCGAACACTCGCTCAGCCTGGACGCTCCCGCCCACCTCAATCTGGCGCTGTCCGGCGAGGAAGGGCTCGACATGCATCTCGTGGGAGAGGGGGTGAATCAGCGGGCCGAGTCCTGTGCGCCGGGCGAACTTCGTCTCGATGCCTATCTGGAGCCTGGCGACTACCGCGTTCAACTGGGGCAGGCGGCCAAGCCCAACGTGGCGGCGACGGAGTGCGACAGCCAGGTGCTGAGCACCGGCGGTGCTTATCAGCTGGTCGCCGAACAGCGCGACCTCTCCGACGGTCGACGCAACGGCGGGCCGCTGCGAGATGGCGATCGCATCACCGGTACGCTCGAAGGTGAGTCGACCAATCACTACACCCTGCATCTCGATGAGCCCTCCGAGGTGACCCTGGATCTCGGTTCGACGGCCTTCGATACCGTGTTGCACCTCAGTGGCAATGACACCCAGATCAGCGACGACGATGGCGGCGGTGGCACCGATTCGCGCATCCAGACGGTGTTGATGGCCGGCGACTATCGCGTCGAGGTGGCCAGCTACGGTGGCAATCGCGGTGACTACGCGATCGAGCTGCGGCGCAGCGAATTCGACGGCGAGTTCCGTAACGACGGGCCGATTGCCAGCGGCGAGGAGGTGCGCGGGCAGTACGTCGGCGTCGCCGAGAACCGCTATCGCTTCACCGTCGAGGAGACGGCCGAGGTGAGTCTGGCGCTCGACTCGCAGGACTTCGATCCGATGCTGTATCTGCAGGGGGAGGGCGTCGAGCTGACCGACGACGACAGCGGCGGCGATCGCAACTCGCTGATTAACACCGTGTTGCAGCCCGGCGACTACACCCTGGAAGTGCAGAGCTACAGCGGCAGCGGTGTCTACACCCTGCGTGCCGGGTCGAATGCCTTCGAAGGCCGCATGAGCGACGGCGGCCAGGTGGGGACGGGCGACACGGTCTACGGTCAGCTGGCGGTCGGCAGTCGACTCGACTATCAGCTGGTGGTGGAAGAGGAGCGTGACGTGGTGCTGGAGAGTACCTCCAGCGCCGTGGATACCGTCATGCGCCTGACCGGCAATGGCGTCAACGAGCAGAATGACGATGCCCCCGGCCTGGGGCTCGGCTCGCGAATCACCAGGCATCTGCAGCCCGGGACCTATGACGTGGAGATCAGCGCCTTCGGCAGCAGCTCCGGCATGGTGCGTCTGTTCATCGGCGAGTAA
- a CDS encoding GntR family transcriptional regulator, which yields MSYQTLRQPRLADVITERLEALILEGSLKPGQRLPPERELAERFGVSRPSLREAIQKLAARGLLHSRQGGGTFITEDLHSGYSDPLLEMLSRHGEFHLDLLEFRDAMEGLSAYYAALRATPTDKAVLLQRFEELEDRFEARDPAEEAKADAAFHLAIAEAAHNVMLLHTIRGIFHLLEKSIVDNLEALFAKPDARERLMTQHRALLDAILQGRAEEARACAHDHLVYVEENLLAAARAETRAQRSLRRAQSMPAPDA from the coding sequence ATGTCCTACCAGACCCTGCGCCAGCCGCGCCTCGCCGACGTGATCACCGAACGCCTCGAGGCACTGATTCTCGAGGGCAGCCTCAAGCCCGGCCAGCGCCTGCCACCGGAACGCGAGCTGGCCGAACGCTTCGGCGTCTCGCGCCCCTCGCTGCGCGAAGCGATCCAGAAGCTCGCCGCCCGCGGCCTGCTGCACAGCCGTCAGGGCGGCGGCACCTTCATCACCGAGGACCTGCACAGCGGCTATAGCGACCCGCTGCTGGAGATGCTCTCGCGCCACGGCGAGTTCCACCTCGACCTGCTCGAATTTCGCGACGCCATGGAAGGACTCTCCGCCTACTATGCCGCGCTGCGCGCCACGCCCACCGACAAGGCGGTGCTGCTGCAGCGCTTCGAGGAGCTCGAGGACCGCTTCGAGGCCCGGGACCCGGCCGAAGAGGCCAAGGCCGACGCCGCCTTCCACCTGGCCATCGCCGAGGCCGCCCACAACGTGATGCTGCTGCACACCATTCGCGGCATCTTTCACCTGCTCGAGAAGAGCATCGTCGACAACCTCGAGGCGCTGTTCGCCAAGCCCGACGCCCGCGAGCGGCTGATGACCCAACACCGCGCACTGCTCGATGCCATCCTCCAGGGCCGCGCCGAGGAGGCCCGCGCCTGCGCTCACGACCATCTGGTCTACGTCGAGGAAAACCTGCTGGCCGCGGCCCGCGCCGAGACCCGCGCCCAGCGCTCGCTGCGCCGCGCCCAGTCCATGCCCGCGCCCGACGCATGA